Proteins encoded within one genomic window of Mycolicibacterium aubagnense:
- a CDS encoding 2'-5' RNA ligase family protein, producing MVHSVELLFDLDTEAVIRSLWDDLRDAGIAAAPPAARPHATLCVAQHIDDTVLPVLAGLVARFPFRARLGTTLVFGRSAGILARLVVPSGELLDLHGEVCRLSAPYLRPGPMPHTEPGDWTPHVTLARRVPPDRLVRALGIAGRPAEIGATASGLRLWNGNARTEIQIS from the coding sequence ATGGTGCACTCGGTCGAGCTGCTGTTCGACCTCGACACCGAGGCCGTGATCCGGTCGCTGTGGGATGACCTGCGGGATGCGGGGATCGCCGCTGCGCCGCCCGCCGCACGTCCGCACGCCACCCTGTGCGTCGCCCAACACATCGATGACACGGTGCTGCCGGTGTTGGCCGGTCTCGTCGCGAGGTTCCCGTTCCGCGCCCGCCTCGGCACCACGCTGGTGTTCGGCCGCTCAGCCGGAATCCTGGCGCGGCTCGTGGTGCCCAGCGGCGAGCTGCTGGACCTGCATGGTGAGGTCTGTCGACTCAGCGCACCGTATCTGCGGCCGGGTCCCATGCCCCACACCGAGCCGGGTGACTGGACGCCGCACGTCACCCTGGCGCGTCGGGTCCCGCCGGACCGGCTGGTCAGGGCACTCGGTATCGCCGGCCGGCCCGCGGAGATCGGCGCGACAGCCAGTGGGTTGCGGCTGTGGAATGGCAACGCCCGCACGGAGATTCAGATCAGCTGA
- the bioD gene encoding dethiobiotin synthase, with the protein MTVLFVAGTDTGVGKTIATAALACAARQAGLDVAVCKVVQTGISPAAGHGDDDLAEVGRLAGVTSLVPGWRYPEPLAPVAAAALAGMTLPSRDELIALMKNVDRPRQLTLVEGAGGLLVQLGSDGTTLRDLAVELGAPVLVVVAPGLGTLNHTGLTVESLAAHGIACAGLVIGSWPQEPGLAEASNRGALDNIAPVRAVLPAGAGRLSPGEFATVSVAAFAPQWVSSLVG; encoded by the coding sequence GTGACGGTCCTGTTCGTCGCCGGTACCGACACCGGCGTCGGCAAGACCATCGCCACCGCGGCCCTGGCCTGCGCTGCTCGACAAGCCGGTCTGGACGTCGCGGTGTGCAAGGTGGTGCAGACCGGAATCTCGCCGGCCGCCGGCCACGGTGACGACGACCTGGCCGAAGTGGGACGGCTGGCCGGGGTCACCTCGCTGGTGCCGGGCTGGCGCTATCCCGAGCCGCTGGCGCCCGTCGCGGCCGCCGCACTGGCCGGCATGACGCTGCCGTCCCGCGACGAGCTGATCGCGCTGATGAAGAACGTGGACCGGCCCCGTCAGCTGACGCTGGTGGAGGGCGCCGGGGGACTGCTCGTCCAACTCGGCTCCGACGGCACGACGTTGCGTGACCTGGCCGTCGAGCTCGGCGCCCCGGTCCTGGTCGTCGTCGCGCCGGGCCTGGGCACCCTCAACCACACGGGCCTGACGGTCGAATCGCTTGCCGCCCATGGCATCGCGTGCGCCGGATTGGTGATCGGCAGCTGGCCGCAGGAGCCGGGGCTCGCAGAGGCGTCCAATCGGGGCGCGCTGGACAACATTGCCCCGGTGCGTGCGGTGCTGCCCGCCGGCGCCGGCCGGTTGTCGCCGGGGGAGTTCGCGACCGTCAGCGTGGCAGCCTTTGCTCCACAATGGGTTTCGAGCCTGGTCGGCTGA
- a CDS encoding 8-amino-7-oxononanoate synthase — protein MTDHSPLAWLADVERKRRAAGLRRSLRVRPAVATELDLASNDYLGLSQHPAVIEGGVTALHTWGAGSGGSRLVTGNTELHEDFEAELADFMGAESALVFSSGYTANIGAVAALSGPGSLVVSDAYSHASLVDACRLSRARVVVSPHNDVGAVETALVSRSEERAVVITDSVFSTDGALAPLRALHEVCRRHGALLIVDEAHGLGVRGTGGRGLVHEVGLAGEPDIVVTTTLSKSLGSQGGVVLGPAAVRAHLIDAARTFIFDTGLAPAAVGAARAALQVLVAEPWRAQAVLTHAATLARFGGAVGTPDSAVVSVILGDPEVALAAASACLDRGVRVGCFRPPTVPAGTSRLRLTARASLDDAELDLAGRVLGEVLALVQA, from the coding sequence ATGACCGATCACTCGCCGCTGGCCTGGCTCGCTGATGTCGAACGCAAGCGCCGGGCCGCGGGCCTGCGCCGCTCGCTGCGGGTCCGGCCCGCGGTGGCCACGGAACTGGACCTCGCCTCCAACGACTACCTGGGTCTGTCGCAGCATCCCGCCGTCATCGAGGGCGGCGTGACGGCGCTGCACACCTGGGGCGCGGGCTCCGGCGGCTCCCGGCTGGTGACCGGCAACACCGAGCTGCACGAGGATTTCGAGGCCGAGCTGGCCGACTTCATGGGCGCCGAGTCGGCCCTGGTGTTCTCCTCCGGTTACACCGCCAACATCGGTGCGGTGGCGGCGCTGTCCGGTCCGGGCTCGCTCGTCGTCTCCGACGCGTACAGCCACGCCTCGCTGGTGGACGCCTGTCGGCTGTCCCGGGCACGGGTGGTGGTTTCCCCGCACAACGACGTCGGCGCCGTGGAGACCGCGTTGGTCAGCCGCTCGGAGGAGCGCGCAGTGGTGATCACCGATTCGGTGTTCTCCACCGACGGCGCACTGGCCCCGCTGCGTGCCCTGCACGAGGTCTGTCGCCGGCACGGTGCCCTGCTGATCGTCGACGAGGCCCATGGCCTCGGCGTGCGCGGTACCGGCGGGCGCGGCCTGGTCCATGAGGTCGGCTTGGCCGGAGAACCCGACATCGTGGTGACGACGACGCTGTCCAAGTCGCTCGGCAGTCAGGGCGGCGTGGTGCTGGGCCCCGCCGCGGTGCGGGCCCACCTGATCGACGCCGCCCGAACGTTCATCTTCGACACCGGCCTGGCTCCGGCTGCCGTCGGCGCCGCGCGGGCGGCGCTGCAGGTCCTCGTCGCCGAGCCGTGGCGGGCACAGGCCGTGCTGACCCACGCCGCGACGCTGGCCAGGTTCGGTGGCGCTGTCGGCACCCCCGACTCCGCCGTCGTCTCGGTGATCCTCGGTGACCCCGAGGTTGCGCTGGCCGCGGCGTCGGCCTGCCTGGACCGTGGGGTCCGGGTCGGCTGCTTCCGGCCCCCGACCGTGCCCGCCGGTACCTCGCGGCTGCGGCTGACCGCGCGCGCCTCCCTCGACGACGCCGAACTGGATTTGGCTGGTCGGGTGCTCGGCGAGGTGCTCGCGCTGGTGCAGGCGTGA
- a CDS encoding adenosylmethionine--8-amino-7-oxononanoate transaminase produces MPALNPAEISAIDTAHIWHPYSTIGADALPAVVATEAHGTMLTLIHEGRPVQVIDAMSSWWTAVHGHGHPVLDAAITRQLSRMNHVMFGGLTHEPAARLAQLLVQITPAGLDTVFFSDSGSVSVEVAAKMALQYQRSLGRPSRHKLMTWRGGYHGDTFTPMSVCDPDGGMHSIWTDVLMPQIFAPRVPTEFDPAYVEAFEAQLAAHVDELAAVIVEPVVQGAGGMRFHDPRYLTALRDICTRHDVLLIFDEIATGFGRTGELFAADHAGVSPDIMCVGKALTGGYVTLAATLCTAEIARVISSGEPGALMHGPTFMANALACAVSVAAVELLLSGDWKAQVAAISEGLRHGLAPAAELPSVADVRVLGAIGVVEMREPVDMALATVTAIEHGLWLRPFGKLVYVMPPFICTPAEIDQITSGVVAVARALT; encoded by the coding sequence GTGCCAGCGCTGAACCCTGCCGAAATCTCGGCGATCGACACCGCCCACATCTGGCACCCGTACAGCACCATCGGTGCCGACGCGTTGCCGGCGGTGGTTGCCACCGAGGCGCACGGCACCATGCTGACGCTCATCCACGAGGGCCGGCCGGTCCAGGTCATCGACGCGATGAGCTCGTGGTGGACGGCCGTGCACGGCCACGGGCACCCAGTGCTCGACGCCGCGATCACCCGGCAGCTGAGCAGGATGAACCACGTCATGTTCGGTGGATTGACGCACGAACCGGCGGCCCGGCTGGCGCAGCTGCTGGTGCAGATCACCCCGGCCGGTCTGGACACCGTGTTCTTCTCGGATTCGGGTTCGGTCTCCGTCGAGGTCGCCGCGAAGATGGCGCTGCAGTACCAGCGCAGTCTCGGCCGCCCAAGCCGGCACAAGCTGATGACCTGGCGCGGCGGCTACCACGGCGACACTTTCACCCCGATGAGCGTCTGCGACCCCGACGGCGGCATGCACTCGATCTGGACCGATGTCCTGATGCCACAGATCTTCGCCCCGCGGGTACCCACGGAGTTCGACCCGGCCTATGTCGAGGCCTTCGAGGCCCAGCTCGCCGCGCACGTCGATGAACTCGCGGCGGTCATCGTCGAGCCGGTGGTCCAGGGCGCCGGCGGCATGCGGTTCCATGACCCGCGTTACCTGACGGCGCTACGCGACATCTGTACCCGGCACGACGTGCTGCTGATCTTCGACGAGATCGCGACCGGCTTCGGGCGCACCGGTGAGCTGTTCGCCGCGGACCACGCCGGCGTCAGCCCCGACATCATGTGCGTCGGCAAGGCACTGACGGGTGGCTACGTGACGCTGGCGGCGACACTGTGCACCGCCGAGATCGCGCGGGTGATCAGCTCCGGCGAGCCGGGCGCGCTCATGCACGGGCCGACGTTCATGGCCAATGCACTGGCGTGCGCGGTGTCGGTGGCAGCGGTCGAGCTGTTGTTGAGCGGGGATTGGAAAGCGCAGGTGGCGGCCATTTCGGAGGGGCTGCGACACGGCTTGGCGCCGGCGGCGGAGTTGCCCTCGGTCGCCGACGTGCGCGTGCTGGGTGCCATCGGCGTCGTCGAGATGCGCGAACCGGTGGACATGGCCCTCGCCACGGTCACCGCGATCGAGCACGGGTTGTGGCTGCGGCCCTTCGGCAAGCTGGTGTACGTCATGCCGCCCTTCATCTGCACGCCCGCGGAGATCGACCAGATCACCTCTGGTGTGGTCGCCGTGGCCCGTGCGTTAACCTGA